One Labeo rohita strain BAU-BD-2019 unplaced genomic scaffold, IGBB_LRoh.1.0 scaffold_84, whole genome shotgun sequence genomic region harbors:
- the rad23b gene encoding UV excision repair protein RAD23 homolog B has protein sequence MQITLKTLQQQTFKIDIDAEETVKALKEKIENEKGKDNFPVAGQKLIYAGKILSDDTALKEYKIDEKNFVVVMVAKPKAAPASAATATSAASSSTTATPTPSAAPAAETPSESAAKEDKPAEEKPAGGTAPSSTPTSSSPNANIFEEATSALVTGQSYENMVTEIMLMGYERDKVVAALRASFNNPDRAVEYLLTGIPAESEGSVGGADPVAPGGGAPAASTGLSSPSSTAPSQPSTGSGANPLEFLRNQPQFLQMRQIIQQNPSLLPALLQQIGRENPQLLQQISSHQEQFIQMLNEPVQEAGQGGGGGGGGGGGGVAEAGGGHMNYIQVTPQEKEAIERLKALGFPEGLVIQAYFACEKNENLAANFLLQQNFDDD, from the exons ATGCAGATCACGCTGAAAACCCTCCAGCAGCAGACGTTTAAAATCGACATCGACGCGGAGGAGACG GTAAAAGCCTTAAAGGAAAAAATAGAGAATGAAAAGGGAAAAGATAACTTTCCAGTGGCGGGACAGAAGTTGATATATGCAG GGAAAATCCTGAGCGATGACACAGCTCTCAAGGAGTACAAGATAGATGAGAAGAACTTTGTGGTGGTTATGGTAGCAAAG CCTAAAGCGGCTCCTGCATCCGCTGCCACGGCAACCAGCGCCGCCTCCTCCAGCACTACAGCGACCCCGACCCCATCTGCCGCCCCGGCCGCCGAAACCCCGTCTGAGAGCGCGGCCAAAGAGGACAAACCCGCCGAGGAGAAACCCGCCGGCGGCACTGCGCCCTCCTCTACACCCACCAG TTCTTCGCCAAATGCAAACATATTTGAAGAGGCAACGTCTGCGCTGG TGACGGGTCAGTCCTACGAGAACATGGTGACGGAGATCATGCTGATGGGATACGAGAGAGACAAAGTGGTGGCGGCGCTGAGAGCCAGCTTCAACAATCCCGACCGTGCCGTCGAGTACCTGCTCACG GGTATTCCTGCGGAGAGCGAGGGCAGTGTAGGAGGTGCTGACCCAGTGGCTCCTGGGGGAGGCGCTCCTGCTGCGTCCACAGGCCTTTCTTCACCGTCCAGCACCGCCCCATCACAGCCCAGTACAGGATCGGGGG CAAATCCTCTGGAGTTCCTGAGGAACCAGCCGCAGTTCCTGCAGATGAGACAGATCATCCAGCAGAACCCGTCTCTCCTACCAGCTCTGCTACAGCAGATCGGCAGAGAGAACCCGCAGCTCCTGCAG CAAATCAGCAGCCATCAGGAGCAGTTTATCCAGATGCTTAATGAGCCGGTGCAGGAGGCGGGGCAAGgtggcggcggcggcggcgggGGCGGGGGCGGGGGCGTGGCCGAGGCAGGAGGCGGGCACATGAACTACATCCAGGTCACACCCCAGGAGAAAGAAGCTATTGAGAGG CTAAAAGCCCTTGGATTCCCAGAAGGACTCGTTATACAGGCCTACTTTGCTTGTGAGAAGAATGAAAATTTGGCTGCAAACTTCCTTTTACAACAGAACTTTGATGATGATTAG